Proteins from a genomic interval of Rhipicephalus microplus isolate Deutch F79 chromosome 6, USDA_Rmic, whole genome shotgun sequence:
- the LOC142765547 gene encoding uncharacterized protein LOC142765547 produces MITHAYVRYQDDKHLAIVPVEDIKNFNPNEDYSTAFFMVKWTDSTGTCAYYRARILRVGESEQDLKEIVSRKRVRVRPLIEDSDQASDGDSNVAPSKEQDKPSESRERLLKILQKKKKAVKVSPSQEAELNELQKKVAEMQKKIDAQNEELVELRGLNRDLQKELLVKIREGSSRYKSAEPTAQSHSPGTPLPHSMDITLPAVSSTPSPPSSPTRECPHSPLKAQAGASGGSLVDIGQGLRIPLETWRRVQARDKDSLFIKDLLVTIWDPAQLQGRSLQGKHCPRFPNRPRKDPLTPWKVSVMRTCYKRRLEKQGFPDSAVQTLMKRMNHYVGEKIADIDKMAKRVQRD; encoded by the exons ATGATTACTCACGCTTACGTTCGATACCAGGACGACAAACATTTGGCAATCGTGCCAGTGGAAGACATAAAAAATTTCAATCCGAATGAGGATTATTCGACAGCCTTCTTTATGGTCAAATGGACCGATTCCACCGGCACATGTGCCTACTACCGCGCAAGAATTTTGCGGGTTGGAG AGTCGGAACAAGACTTGAAGGAAATTGTGTCCCGAAAAAGGGTGCGGGTGAGGCCCCTAATTGAAGATTCTGATCAAGCCAGCGATGGCGACAGCAATGTTGCACCATCGAAG GAACAAGACAAGCCCTCCGAGAGTAGGGAGCGGCTTTTAAAAattctacaaaaaaagaaaaaagctgtgAAGGTCTCACCCTCACAGGAGGCTGAGCTGAATGAGCTCCAAAAAAAAGTtgcagaaatgcaaaaaaaaatagatgcTCAGAACGAGGAACTCGTAGAGCTTCGAGGGCTGAACAGAGATCTCCAAAAGGAGCTCCTAGTCAAGATCAGAGAAG GCTCCAGTAGATACAAAAGTGCAGAGCCTACTGCTCAGTCCCACAGCCCTGGCACCCCTCTGCCACACAGCATGGACATCACTCTTCCAGCAGTTAGCAGCACACCATCCCCCCCTTCATCACCCACCAGAGAGTGCCCACATTCTCCCTTGAAGGCGCAAGCTGGTGCATCAGGCGGTAGCTTG GTTGACATTGGACAAGGGCTGCGAATTCCGCTGGAAACATGGCGTCGTGTGCAGGCTCGGGACAAAGATTCTTTGTTCATTAAGGATCTGCTGGTGACAATCTGGGATCCAGCTCAGCTACAAGGACGATCATTGCAAG GCAAGCATTGTCCTCGTTTCCCAAATCGGCCGAGAAAGGATCCATTGACACCATGGAAGGTGTCTGTCATGCGAA CCTGCTACAAGCGTCGCTTGGAAAAGCAAGGTTTCCCAGACAGTGCGGTCCAAACGCTCATGAAGCGAATGAACCATTATGTTGGAGAGAAAATCGCAGACATCGACAAGATGGCAAAGAG GGTGCAGCGTGACTAA
- the LOC119168436 gene encoding uncharacterized protein LOC119168436, which produces MVNLFVACGSNVSKMEERLDTQEFAMFKRLEKRYNLLEKATAGNVLTLSRVATTFYYATVYATVQLRDRLPVSLEEMCLKSPDYPVAMMSEAFLFLIPRGFDGEKDYVHAHYLFLGELTRMTNQELRNALPSAVLDAFKDAAKAALRARDSRDYTRKEKLLKTLGLTTTEGVPSFAVLAAARVYRRIYKDVEPEKEEVQGTVEEASV; this is translated from the coding sequence ATGGTCAACTTGTTTGTTGCTTGCGGTTCCAATGTTAGTAAAATGGAGGAAAGGCTTGACACCCAGGAATTTGCGATGTTCAAGAGACTTGAGAAGAGGTACAACCTGCTGGAGAAAGCAACCGCGGGCAACGTTCTTACACTCTCCCGTGTGGCCACGACTTTTTATTACGCCACTGTTTATGCCACAGTCCAGCTCCGGGACAGGTTACCAGTCTCCTTGGAAGAGATGTGCCTGAAGTCGCCAGACTACCCTGTGGCTATGATGTCAGAGGCCTTTTTATTCTTGATCCCCAGGGGCTTTGATGGGGAAAAAGATTATGTGCATGCACACTACCTTTTTTTGGGGGAGCTCACGAGGATGACCAACCAGGAACTTCGGAATGCTCTGCCTTCGGCAGTCTTGGATGCTTTCAAGGATGCTGCTAAGGCAGCCTTGCGAGCAAGGGATTCGAGAGACTATACAAGGAAGGAAAAATTACTGAAAACGCTGGGGTTGACGACCACTGAGGGCGTTCCGAGCTTTGCAGTCCTGGCCGCGGCAAGGGTCTACCGCCGCATCTATAAGGACGTAGAGCCGGAGAAGGAGGAGGTGCAGGGCACTGTAGAGGAGGCATCCGTGTGA